The following are encoded in a window of Nocardioides houyundeii genomic DNA:
- a CDS encoding RNA polymerase sigma factor has product MLTLVELASKDGTVTPDQVRQASDGAQVEPRHLKALLTHLSGLGITVDVSAGVSRVAAAGAPRKTTTAKTAQAAKTAAPAKKTAAKKATAKKTVASVDDVASLVVPALGPDGKKLLPDIPDEQFEKDVVADPTIKEDEKKASFVVSAADDTDEPEQQVMVAGATADPVKDYLKQIGKVPLLNAEMEVELAKRIEAGLFSEEKLAKGGKISPKLLEELEWISEDGRRAKNHLLEANLRLVVSLAKRYTGRGMLFLDLIQEGNLGLIRAVEKFDYTKGYKFSTYATWWIRQAITRAMADQARTIRIPVHMVEVINKLARVQRQMLQDLGREPTPEELAKELDMTPEKVIEVQKYGREPISLHTPLGEDGDSEFGDLIEDSEAIVPADAVSFTLLQEQLHAVLDTLSEREAGVVSMRFGLTDGQPKTLDEIGKVYGVTRERIRQIESKTMSKLRHPSRSQVLRDYLD; this is encoded by the coding sequence GTGCTGACCCTCGTCGAGCTCGCCTCCAAGGACGGGACCGTCACTCCCGACCAGGTGCGACAGGCCAGTGATGGCGCACAGGTCGAGCCACGACACCTCAAGGCCCTCCTGACGCATCTCAGCGGACTGGGCATCACCGTCGACGTGAGCGCCGGCGTCTCGCGGGTGGCTGCGGCGGGTGCTCCTCGCAAGACGACCACCGCGAAGACCGCCCAGGCGGCCAAGACGGCGGCCCCGGCCAAGAAGACCGCGGCGAAGAAGGCCACGGCCAAGAAGACCGTCGCGAGCGTCGACGACGTCGCGAGCCTGGTGGTGCCCGCGCTGGGCCCGGACGGCAAGAAGCTCCTGCCGGACATCCCCGACGAGCAGTTCGAGAAGGACGTCGTCGCGGACCCGACGATCAAGGAGGACGAGAAGAAGGCCTCCTTCGTCGTCTCGGCCGCCGACGACACCGACGAGCCCGAGCAGCAGGTCATGGTGGCCGGCGCCACCGCCGACCCGGTCAAGGACTACCTCAAGCAGATCGGCAAGGTGCCCCTCCTCAACGCCGAGATGGAGGTCGAGCTCGCGAAGCGGATCGAGGCCGGCCTGTTCTCCGAGGAGAAGCTCGCCAAGGGGGGGAAGATCAGCCCCAAGCTGCTCGAGGAGCTCGAGTGGATCTCCGAGGACGGCCGACGCGCCAAGAACCACCTCCTGGAGGCCAACCTGCGACTGGTCGTCTCCCTGGCCAAGCGCTACACCGGCCGCGGCATGCTCTTCCTCGACCTGATCCAGGAGGGCAACCTGGGTCTGATCCGCGCGGTCGAGAAGTTCGACTACACCAAGGGCTACAAGTTCTCCACCTACGCGACGTGGTGGATCCGCCAGGCGATCACCCGCGCGATGGCCGACCAGGCCCGGACGATCCGGATCCCGGTTCACATGGTCGAGGTCATCAACAAGCTGGCCCGCGTTCAGCGGCAGATGCTCCAGGACCTGGGCCGCGAGCCCACGCCCGAGGAGCTCGCCAAGGAGCTCGACATGACCCCCGAGAAGGTCATCGAGGTCCAGAAGTACGGGCGCGAGCCGATCTCGCTGCACACCCCGCTCGGCGAGGACGGCGACTCGGAGTTCGGAGACCTCATCGAGGACTCAGAGGCCATCGTGCCGGCTGACGCGGTCTCGTTCACCCTGCTGCAGGAGCAGCTCCATGCGGTGCTCGACACCCTGTCGGAGCGCGAGGCCGGCGTGGTCAGCATGCGCTTCGGCCTCACCGACGGTCAGCCCAAGACCCTGGACGAGATCGGCAAGGTCTACGGGGTCACGCGCGAGCGGATCCGGCAGATCGAGTCCAAGACCATGTCCAAGCTCCGCCACCCGAGCCGCTCGCAGGTGCTTCGCGACTACCTCGACTGA
- a CDS encoding SGNH/GDSL hydrolase family protein encodes MSRRSLLMVALVGCLAVGVAAWGLVLSDGEGSAAEVADSDEDVREFLRPWYEALADQERSPAKVVVVGDSISEGAMLPTPIHQTRFVRRLQDMLRAQQDVGGGSGYFPAFYGDIFSADDNVRTGTPPQEHSYDRWGLGGRALFLPQGSTVTYPPQRATSIRVWFGRIDVLAGAGKVVIDGVDVTAQGVLSTGEAPGGAIDSAGAAQSGLWWESAPMPSAEHTVAVSGASDAGVFVHTGVEFLDGDEDSGIHVYDASHSGATAQDFDSEGMAAGHWADVRAIDPQLVLINVGTNVDPDYAASLERLVELALESAPHAQVVLVHGYEPGHWSSRDWDEVREVRESVAAQHPDRVGFFDLAAHWPALAKDGSTSEGLMLEEAQPVHPNVAGNERMAEIFAELLELP; translated from the coding sequence ATGTCACGACGGTCCCTACTCATGGTGGCGCTGGTCGGGTGCCTGGCGGTCGGGGTCGCTGCGTGGGGCCTGGTCCTCTCCGACGGCGAGGGCTCGGCGGCCGAGGTGGCCGACAGCGATGAGGACGTCCGGGAGTTCCTTCGCCCCTGGTACGAGGCCCTGGCGGACCAGGAGCGCTCGCCCGCGAAGGTCGTGGTCGTGGGCGACTCCATCTCCGAGGGAGCGATGCTCCCGACGCCGATCCACCAGACGAGGTTCGTCCGTCGCCTCCAGGACATGCTCCGGGCCCAGCAGGACGTGGGCGGCGGCAGCGGCTACTTCCCCGCCTTCTACGGCGACATCTTCTCCGCCGACGACAACGTCCGCACCGGTACGCCGCCCCAGGAGCACTCCTACGACCGGTGGGGGCTCGGCGGTCGCGCCCTGTTCCTGCCGCAGGGCTCCACCGTGACCTACCCGCCGCAGCGGGCGACCAGCATCCGGGTGTGGTTCGGCCGCATTGACGTGCTCGCCGGAGCCGGCAAGGTGGTCATCGACGGCGTCGACGTCACGGCCCAGGGCGTCCTGTCGACAGGCGAGGCGCCGGGCGGGGCGATCGACTCCGCTGGGGCGGCCCAGTCGGGCTTGTGGTGGGAGTCTGCTCCGATGCCCTCCGCCGAGCACACCGTGGCGGTCAGCGGCGCCTCTGACGCGGGCGTCTTCGTGCACACCGGAGTCGAGTTCCTCGACGGCGACGAGGACTCCGGGATCCACGTCTACGACGCCTCGCACTCGGGAGCGACCGCGCAGGACTTCGACTCCGAGGGGATGGCGGCCGGCCACTGGGCCGACGTCCGGGCCATCGATCCCCAGCTCGTGCTCATCAACGTGGGGACCAACGTGGATCCCGACTACGCGGCCAGTCTCGAGCGGTTGGTGGAGCTCGCGCTGGAGTCGGCGCCTCATGCCCAGGTGGTGCTGGTGCACGGCTACGAGCCTGGCCACTGGAGCAGCCGGGACTGGGATGAGGTGAGGGAGGTCAGGGAGTCTGTGGCCGCCCAGCACCCCGACCGGGTCGGGTTCTTCGACCTCGCCGCCCACTGGCCGGCTCTGGCCAAGGACGGGTCGACCAGCGAGGGGCTGATGCTCGAGGAGGCTCAACCGGTCCACCCGAACGTGGCAGGCAACGAGCGCATGGCGGAGATCTTCGCCGAGCTGCTGGAGCTCCCGTGA
- a CDS encoding DUF4192 domain-containing protein produces the protein MTDQRHLAVRSPEDLLACVPLLLGFLPAESVVMLGLPPDPAFHARVDIAPAPELPRMCQALVAPALKHRLGRVVLCVFTDLDAAGVVVQELLAAFRVAGIEVREVITADGRNWRTMLTAEELGEHQTYGSYDALSHRFVAEAVVAGQVVLASRERLALSLAPDPAAAAKVASALAVQAVPDPSWVVRTTAAHAAAGTCPTPRETARLVVALVDLDCRDVAWGTVRRAEARAHLDVWLGVCRATPTPLVAAPAAVAAFLAWLAGDGALSWCALDRSREAGVPCSLAGLVEDLLQQAVSPLDWRPVLPEPRSADPWTGGAA, from the coding sequence ATGACAGACCAACGCCACCTCGCCGTCCGTTCCCCTGAGGACCTGCTCGCCTGCGTCCCCCTCCTGCTGGGCTTCCTGCCCGCGGAGTCGGTGGTGATGCTCGGGCTGCCTCCCGACCCGGCGTTCCACGCCCGTGTCGACATCGCGCCGGCTCCGGAGCTCCCACGGATGTGCCAGGCGCTGGTGGCTCCCGCGCTCAAGCATCGGCTCGGCCGCGTGGTGCTCTGCGTGTTCACCGATCTGGACGCGGCGGGGGTCGTGGTCCAGGAGCTGCTCGCCGCCTTCCGCGTCGCCGGCATCGAGGTCCGAGAGGTGATCACGGCAGACGGGCGCAACTGGCGAACCATGCTCACCGCCGAGGAGCTCGGTGAGCACCAGACGTACGGCAGCTACGACGCGCTCAGCCATCGGTTCGTGGCGGAGGCCGTCGTCGCCGGTCAGGTGGTCCTCGCCTCGCGCGAGCGGCTGGCACTCAGCCTGGCACCGGACCCGGCGGCCGCCGCGAAGGTGGCCTCCGCCCTGGCCGTCCAGGCCGTGCCGGATCCGTCGTGGGTGGTGCGCACGACGGCCGCCCACGCCGCCGCAGGGACCTGCCCGACGCCGCGGGAGACGGCGCGCCTGGTGGTGGCGCTGGTCGACCTGGACTGCCGAGACGTCGCCTGGGGCACGGTCCGGCGGGCCGAGGCTCGTGCCCATCTCGACGTCTGGCTGGGGGTCTGCCGTGCCACTCCGACGCCGTTGGTGGCAGCTCCTGCGGCGGTGGCGGCCTTCCTCGCCTGGTTGGCCGGCGACGGCGCGCTGTCCTGGTGCGCCCTGGACCGGTCTCGGGAGGCGGGGGTGCCGTGCAGTCTCGCCGGACTGGTCGAGGACCTGCTCCAGCAGGCGGTCTCACCGCTGGACTGGCGCCCGGTGCTGCCCGAGCCCCGATCGGCCGACCCGTGGACCGGTGGCGCTGCCTGA
- a CDS encoding immune inhibitor A domain-containing protein has protein sequence MRTTNAALSVALLAGLGLAALPSATAAPAASHQRQGEPRSANPEHVMPNPQAEKQAVLRQEAWADVLSGEASPKKINGTSVLKVGRKPAGTKSPRASAKKSAADQYVELENERTDKVFVLLVQFGDQRHPDFPDVDVDPQTQGPASFDGPSFNEIPKPGRNDNSTQWQAKYDKAYYQKLYFGEGKGVESLKTYYERQSSGRYSVEGMVTDITTVPYNQARYGRSNGYPCGSQVCNNTWPLISDAMTQWVADQKAAGRSDAQIASLVAQYDIRDRYDFDGDGNFDEPDGYIDRFQIIHAGGDQSDGDPIYGEDAIWSHRWKAFQNLDGTAGPAGNLDGGAQIGSSGIWVADYTIQSENGGLSTVAHEYGHDLGLPDHYDTAASGDNPVSWWTLMAQSRVSAPGDQGLGTRAADLGVWDKLQLGWLDYETVVAGQNRTIDLGPHEYNSEKPQGVAVVLPDKENVTALPAPAQGAKQWWSGQGDDYEASMSRTDIAVPAGGATLTLSAQYNIEEDYDYAFFEAEVPAGSGSWTKLATPFDPDTAPDAAEIGIDGVSDGYVPVSYDLSAYAGETIGFRARYVTDGGVQGQDPDLGWAGLFVDDIEVTDASGTVLLADGAENPPNGWTLDGFTSVGASITTLTDQFYLASNRQYVSYDKYLQTGPYNFSFADRPDFAEKFPYQDGLLVNYWDASYTDNNTSQHPGAGLVLPVDANPQVLYNLQGQPWRGRIQTYDAPFSLEKSDSFYLTAGGRKSYIRGASAKPLFDDSDPNRYFQPQADAGLPRVGVKVAGAGVKIRVLSQNGTSMRIRVN, from the coding sequence GTGAGAACCACGAACGCCGCGCTGAGCGTGGCCCTGCTCGCCGGACTGGGGCTGGCCGCCCTGCCTTCGGCTACTGCCGCACCAGCGGCCTCGCACCAGCGCCAGGGAGAACCCCGCAGCGCGAATCCCGAGCACGTCATGCCGAACCCTCAGGCCGAGAAGCAGGCCGTCCTGCGCCAGGAGGCGTGGGCCGACGTGCTCAGCGGCGAAGCCTCCCCCAAGAAGATCAACGGCACCTCGGTGCTCAAGGTCGGCCGCAAGCCCGCCGGGACGAAGTCGCCCCGGGCCAGCGCCAAGAAGAGCGCGGCCGATCAGTACGTCGAGCTCGAGAACGAGCGCACCGACAAGGTGTTCGTGCTCCTGGTGCAGTTCGGCGACCAGCGGCACCCGGACTTCCCCGACGTGGACGTCGACCCGCAGACCCAGGGGCCGGCGTCGTTCGACGGTCCCTCCTTCAACGAGATCCCCAAGCCCGGGCGCAACGACAACTCCACGCAGTGGCAGGCCAAGTACGACAAGGCCTACTACCAGAAGCTGTACTTCGGCGAGGGCAAGGGCGTGGAGTCGCTCAAGACCTACTACGAGCGTCAGTCCTCGGGTCGCTACAGCGTCGAGGGCATGGTCACCGACATCACCACGGTGCCCTACAACCAGGCCCGCTACGGCCGCAGCAACGGCTACCCCTGCGGCAGCCAGGTCTGCAACAACACCTGGCCCCTCATCTCCGACGCGATGACCCAGTGGGTCGCCGACCAGAAGGCGGCCGGGCGGAGCGACGCACAGATCGCCTCCCTGGTGGCCCAGTACGACATCCGTGACCGCTACGACTTCGACGGTGACGGCAACTTCGACGAGCCCGACGGCTACATCGACCGTTTCCAGATCATCCACGCCGGCGGCGACCAGTCCGACGGTGACCCGATCTACGGGGAGGACGCCATCTGGAGCCACCGCTGGAAGGCCTTCCAGAACCTCGACGGGACCGCCGGACCGGCCGGCAACCTGGACGGCGGCGCCCAGATCGGCAGCAGCGGCATCTGGGTGGCCGACTACACCATCCAGTCCGAGAACGGTGGACTCTCCACCGTCGCCCACGAGTACGGCCACGACCTGGGCCTGCCCGACCACTACGACACGGCCGCGTCCGGTGACAACCCGGTCAGCTGGTGGACCCTGATGGCGCAGAGCCGTGTCTCGGCTCCCGGGGACCAGGGTCTGGGCACCCGGGCCGCCGACCTCGGCGTCTGGGACAAGCTGCAGCTGGGCTGGCTGGACTACGAGACCGTGGTCGCCGGGCAGAACCGCACCATCGACCTCGGCCCGCACGAGTACAACTCCGAGAAGCCGCAGGGCGTGGCAGTGGTCCTCCCGGACAAGGAGAACGTCACTGCTCTTCCCGCCCCCGCGCAGGGAGCCAAGCAGTGGTGGTCCGGCCAGGGCGACGACTACGAGGCCTCGATGTCCCGCACGGACATCGCGGTCCCGGCCGGTGGCGCGACCCTGACGCTCTCGGCGCAGTACAACATCGAGGAAGACTACGACTACGCCTTCTTCGAGGCCGAGGTGCCCGCCGGCAGCGGCAGCTGGACCAAGCTGGCCACGCCGTTCGACCCGGACACCGCCCCTGACGCCGCCGAGATCGGCATCGACGGGGTCAGCGACGGGTACGTCCCGGTGAGCTACGACCTGTCGGCGTACGCCGGTGAGACCATCGGCTTCCGGGCCCGCTACGTCACCGACGGCGGCGTGCAGGGTCAGGACCCCGACCTCGGTTGGGCCGGACTGTTCGTCGATGACATCGAGGTCACCGACGCCTCGGGGACGGTGCTGCTCGCAGACGGTGCCGAGAACCCGCCCAACGGCTGGACCCTGGACGGATTCACCTCGGTGGGCGCCAGCATCACCACGCTGACCGACCAGTTCTACCTGGCCAGCAACCGCCAGTACGTGTCCTACGACAAGTACCTCCAGACCGGTCCGTACAACTTCAGCTTCGCCGACCGGCCCGACTTCGCCGAGAAGTTCCCCTATCAGGACGGGCTCCTGGTGAACTACTGGGACGCCTCCTACACCGACAACAACACCAGCCAGCACCCCGGTGCCGGCCTGGTGCTGCCGGTGGATGCCAACCCGCAGGTGCTCTACAACCTGCAGGGCCAGCCCTGGCGGGGACGGATCCAGACCTACGACGCACCGTTCAGCCTGGAGAAGTCCGACTCGTTCTACCTCACCGCCGGGGGCCGCAAGAGCTACATCCGCGGCGCCAGCGCCAAGCCGCTGTTCGACGACAGCGACCCCAACCGCTACTTCCAGCCGCAGGCGGACGCGGGTCTCCCCCGTGTCGGGGTGAAGGTGGCCGGTGCGGGCGTCAAGATCAGGGTCCTGTCGCAGAACGGCACCTCCATGCGGATCAGGGTCAACTGA
- a CDS encoding glutamate--cysteine ligase encodes MGQEVEAQEFSRADRTRHREKVRRGLDVFARMLREARFDTDDPMTGLEVEFNLIDEAGDPALKNAEALEAIANPAFQTELGQFNIEINCEPARLRERGLTQFEQGLRISLNAAEERSAKVGAHLVMIGILPTLAEGHMSLGAISTNPRYRLLSEQILNARGEDISISISGTERLQTTADSIVPEAACTSTQFHIQTSPDEFAAYWNASQVIAGVQLAVGANSPYLLGKQLWHETRIPLFEQATDTRSEELKAQGVRPRVWFGERWITSVFDLFEENVRYFPALLPISDDEDPLAVLEEGGTPGLHELRLHNGTIYRWNRPVYDVAAGVPHLRVENRILAAGPTVADTIANAAFYFGLVRALATGERPLWSQMSFSAAEENFHVAAEHGIDAEVYWPGLGQVSASELVLRRLLPLAHEGLASWGVETDERERLLGIIEQRCLLRTNGAQWFVARMAERAEDDREASLRATLLEYAERMHSNDPVHTWS; translated from the coding sequence ATGGGTCAAGAGGTCGAGGCACAGGAGTTCTCCCGGGCGGACCGGACGAGGCACCGTGAGAAGGTGCGGCGCGGCCTCGACGTGTTCGCCCGCATGCTGCGCGAGGCGCGGTTCGACACCGACGACCCGATGACCGGCCTGGAGGTCGAGTTCAACCTCATCGACGAAGCCGGCGACCCAGCGCTGAAGAACGCCGAGGCGCTCGAGGCGATCGCCAACCCTGCGTTCCAGACCGAGCTCGGGCAGTTCAACATCGAGATCAACTGCGAGCCGGCACGCCTGCGGGAGCGGGGACTGACCCAGTTCGAGCAGGGCCTGCGGATCAGCCTCAACGCGGCCGAGGAGCGCTCCGCCAAGGTGGGAGCGCACCTGGTGATGATCGGGATCCTGCCCACCCTGGCCGAGGGGCACATGAGCCTGGGCGCGATCAGCACCAACCCCCGCTACCGGCTGCTCAGCGAGCAGATCCTGAACGCCCGCGGCGAGGACATCTCGATCTCGATCTCCGGCACCGAGCGTCTGCAGACGACCGCGGACTCGATCGTGCCCGAGGCGGCCTGCACGAGCACCCAGTTCCACATCCAGACCTCGCCCGACGAGTTCGCCGCGTACTGGAACGCCAGCCAGGTCATCGCCGGGGTGCAGCTGGCCGTGGGCGCCAACTCGCCGTACCTGTTGGGCAAGCAACTGTGGCACGAGACCAGGATCCCGTTGTTCGAGCAGGCCACGGACACCCGCAGCGAGGAGCTCAAGGCCCAGGGCGTGCGGCCACGGGTGTGGTTCGGGGAGCGGTGGATCACCTCCGTCTTCGACCTCTTCGAGGAGAACGTGCGCTACTTCCCCGCGCTGCTGCCGATCAGCGACGACGAGGACCCGCTGGCCGTGCTGGAGGAGGGGGGCACTCCAGGCCTGCACGAGCTGCGGCTGCACAACGGCACGATCTACCGCTGGAACCGCCCCGTCTACGACGTCGCCGCCGGGGTTCCGCACCTCCGCGTGGAGAACCGGATCCTCGCGGCCGGCCCGACCGTGGCCGACACCATCGCCAACGCCGCCTTCTACTTCGGGCTCGTTCGCGCCCTCGCCACCGGCGAGCGTCCGCTGTGGTCCCAGATGTCGTTCAGCGCGGCCGAGGAGAACTTCCACGTCGCCGCGGAGCACGGCATCGACGCCGAGGTCTACTGGCCGGGCCTGGGGCAGGTCAGCGCCTCCGAGCTCGTGCTGCGCCGGCTGCTGCCCCTGGCCCACGAGGGACTGGCGTCCTGGGGTGTGGAGACGGATGAAAGGGAGCGGCTGCTCGGGATCATCGAGCAGCGCTGCCTGCTGCGGACCAACGGCGCCCAGTGGTTCGTGGCGCGCATGGCCGAGCGTGCCGAGGACGACCGCGAGGCATCGCTGCGCGCGACCCTGCTGGAGTACGCCGAGCGGATGCACAGCAACGATCCCGTGCACACCTGGAGCTGA
- a CDS encoding HhH-GPD-type base excision DNA repair protein has protein sequence MGLHITGDADADAVLDDHPFALLAGKMLDQQYPMEHAFRGPAKVLERFGSLEPGDLAAADPEEFAALAATTPAIHRFPGSMAARLQELGRIVAETYGGDAARIWTEAADGRDLLRRVMALPGFGKQKAQIFVALLAKQLQVRPDGWEAVVGDYALEGYRSVADVVDEESLQRVREFKKQKKAAAKAG, from the coding sequence ATGGGCCTACACATCACCGGCGACGCCGACGCGGACGCCGTGCTCGACGACCACCCGTTCGCGCTGCTCGCCGGCAAGATGCTCGATCAGCAGTACCCGATGGAGCATGCGTTCCGCGGTCCGGCGAAGGTCCTGGAGCGCTTCGGCAGCCTGGAGCCGGGCGACCTCGCGGCAGCCGATCCCGAGGAGTTCGCCGCCCTGGCCGCGACCACCCCGGCGATCCACCGGTTCCCCGGCTCGATGGCAGCACGCCTGCAGGAGCTCGGCCGGATCGTCGCCGAGACCTACGGCGGCGATGCGGCCCGCATCTGGACCGAGGCCGCCGACGGTCGGGACCTGCTCCGGCGCGTCATGGCGCTGCCCGGCTTCGGCAAGCAGAAGGCGCAGATCTTCGTGGCGCTCCTGGCCAAGCAGCTCCAGGTCCGTCCCGACGGGTGGGAGGCCGTGGTGGGGGACTACGCGCTGGAGGGCTACCGCTCCGTGGCGGACGTCGTCGACGAGGAGTCACTGCAGCGCGTGCGCGAGTTCAAGAAGCAGAAGAAGGCCGCAGCCAAGGCGGGATGA
- a CDS encoding DUF456 domain-containing protein — translation MTTLDLLVGLALAVGMVGIIVPVLPGTALMLAAIVTWGVAVGTTPAWLVAGVALAFLVVGAVVKFTVPGRRLKVAGVPNSSLWLGAALGAAGFFVVPVVGLFLGFVLGVFLAEHRRLGSGAWASTVHALKAVGLSMVIELLAAALAAATWVVGVVIT, via the coding sequence GTGACCACTCTCGATCTCCTCGTCGGCCTGGCGCTGGCGGTCGGCATGGTGGGCATCATCGTGCCCGTGCTGCCCGGCACCGCGCTCATGCTGGCCGCGATCGTGACGTGGGGCGTCGCGGTCGGCACCACGCCGGCCTGGCTGGTGGCTGGCGTCGCGCTGGCGTTCCTGGTCGTCGGCGCGGTGGTCAAGTTCACCGTGCCCGGCAGGCGTCTGAAGGTCGCCGGGGTCCCCAACAGCTCACTGTGGCTCGGGGCGGCGCTCGGGGCCGCTGGCTTCTTCGTGGTGCCGGTGGTGGGGCTCTTCCTCGGGTTCGTGCTGGGAGTGTTCCTGGCCGAGCACCGACGCCTCGGGTCCGGCGCCTGGGCCTCGACCGTGCACGCGCTCAAGGCAGTGGGCCTGAGCATGGTCATCGAGCTCCTGGCGGCAGCGCTGGCCGCCGCCACCTGGGTGGTCGGCGTCGTCATCACCTGA
- a CDS encoding universal stress protein: MGTVVVGYVAKPEGEAALSKAIEEAKLRGAKLVVVNSHRGGAEYDGDTARRASDEIESVQQRLAESGLEYDVRQMVRGFEPAEDLISLADANSAELIVIGLRKRTPVGKLILGSNAQRILLDATCPVLAVKA, from the coding sequence ATGGGTACCGTGGTTGTGGGATACGTGGCCAAGCCTGAGGGTGAGGCCGCTCTGTCGAAGGCCATCGAGGAGGCCAAGCTGCGGGGGGCCAAGCTGGTGGTGGTCAACTCCCACCGCGGCGGCGCCGAGTACGACGGCGACACGGCACGGCGCGCCTCCGACGAGATCGAGTCGGTGCAGCAGCGGCTCGCCGAGTCCGGTCTGGAGTACGACGTGCGCCAGATGGTGCGCGGCTTCGAGCCCGCCGAGGACCTGATCAGCCTGGCCGACGCCAACTCGGCCGAGCTCATCGTCATCGGCCTGCGCAAGCGGACCCCCGTCGGCAAGCTCATCCTCGGCAGCAACGCCCAGCGCATCCTGCTGGACGCCACGTGCCCGGTGCTGGCGGTCAAGGCCTGA